A portion of the Leptospira noumeaensis genome contains these proteins:
- a CDS encoding DUF1554 domain-containing protein gives MRWNLFVSFLFSGWVFSCNQVNPRDELLFTLVSGLNPVTTSTAVSVTSSAKINVSGTSVLLKYGTPQNFGISLVKQPSANVTISLTFTSSKLQVNASNSPLTNVLTFNSGNYNVTQTVSLSSATQILESSTLSITSNSADTYYDNVSGNITINHRNSIIAYTGNSFIFKENVAAPNLTPTIQFSFTSCSVTPTLPTGLSLNTSTCIISGTPTTAQAGSTYTVTATNGTDSANQNLTIQVEPTVYKVFVTAATFNGNLQGAAANGPAGADLKCNADANKPATGTYKAMLTTDNGARRPCSSDNCGGGVSENTDWVFQSGRIYIRASDSASLLSPNSAGILPADGSGNFTTNPYYLNHSFDSGTTKEYWTGFAQSTNFWQTATAQPENSCSGWTTNATTSPTSNGGRVGSSSSTNYAALRNGSGRSCSTSYYLLCVEQ, from the coding sequence ATGCGTTGGAATTTATTCGTTTCCTTCCTTTTCTCAGGTTGGGTGTTTTCTTGTAACCAGGTCAACCCTCGCGACGAACTTCTTTTTACTCTCGTGAGTGGTTTGAATCCAGTCACCACATCCACTGCGGTCTCTGTAACGTCTTCTGCAAAAATCAATGTTTCCGGTACCAGTGTGTTACTCAAATATGGAACACCTCAAAATTTCGGAATTTCTCTTGTCAAACAACCCTCTGCCAATGTAACGATTTCCCTCACTTTTACTTCTTCCAAATTACAGGTAAATGCCTCCAACTCTCCACTAACAAACGTTCTAACATTTAATTCAGGAAATTATAATGTCACACAAACCGTTAGTTTATCATCTGCGACTCAGATTTTAGAATCATCAACACTCAGTATTACTTCAAATAGTGCAGATACTTATTATGACAATGTATCGGGAAATATCACAATCAATCATAGAAATAGTATCATTGCTTACACTGGTAATTCGTTTATTTTCAAAGAAAATGTAGCAGCCCCAAATCTCACTCCCACCATTCAATTTTCGTTTACTTCTTGTTCGGTGACACCAACTCTTCCTACTGGCCTCAGTTTGAATACCAGCACTTGCATAATTTCAGGAACTCCAACGACCGCTCAAGCAGGATCGACTTATACTGTTACCGCGACCAATGGAACCGATTCTGCTAATCAAAACCTAACAATACAAGTTGAACCAACGGTATATAAAGTCTTTGTTACAGCCGCAACTTTCAATGGAAATTTACAAGGTGCAGCAGCCAATGGACCTGCTGGCGCCGACTTAAAATGCAATGCCGATGCAAACAAACCTGCAACAGGAACTTATAAAGCCATGTTAACAACAGATAATGGAGCAAGAAGGCCTTGCTCCTCTGACAATTGCGGTGGTGGTGTTTCAGAAAACACGGATTGGGTTTTTCAATCTGGTAGGATTTACATTCGTGCGAGTGATTCAGCAAGTTTACTCAGTCCCAATTCTGCAGGAATTTTACCAGCAGATGGTTCTGGTAATTTTACAACCAATCCTTACTATCTAAACCATTCCTTTGATTCAGGAACCACCAAAGAATATTGGACTGGATTTGCCCAATCCACTAATTTCTGGCAAACGGCAACGGCGCAACCTGAAAATAGTTGCAGTGGTTGGACGACGAATGCAACCACATCACCCACTAGTAATGGTGGGCGGGTTGGTTCATCAAGCAGCACAAATTATGCCGCACTTCGGAATGGGAGTGGTAGAAGTTGTTCCACCTCCTACTACCTTCTTTGTGTAGAACAATAA
- a CDS encoding zf-TFIIB domain-containing protein codes for MELLFNGSTWQSEKNTSKVSKSKLECPKCKDKMRLHRFSKNYNSVEIDICSNCKILWLDYNEIEDLKLNSLETRNLITNSKNRISNSEINYILNITKLDAKLKEAKTINKINEEAIKFSKIHHYDSVMHTSVFNAFDIVTFFKTIFKKE; via the coding sequence TTGGAACTGCTATTTAACGGTTCTACTTGGCAGAGTGAAAAAAATACTTCGAAAGTTTCAAAATCAAAACTAGAATGCCCTAAATGTAAAGATAAAATGCGATTACACAGGTTTTCTAAAAATTACAATTCTGTCGAAATTGACATTTGTTCTAATTGCAAGATTCTTTGGCTTGATTACAATGAAATTGAAGATTTAAAACTCAACTCATTAGAAACCCGAAATTTGATAACCAATAGCAAAAATAGAATTTCTAATTCTGAAATAAACTATATCTTAAATATAACGAAGTTGGATGCAAAATTAAAAGAAGCTAAAACTATAAATAAAATTAACGAAGAGGCTATTAAATTTTCAAAAATCCATCACTACGATAGCGTGATGCATACAAGTGTGTTTAATGCTTTTGATATAGTAACTTTTTTTAAAACAATTTTCAAAAAAGAGTAA
- a CDS encoding DUF2079 domain-containing protein has product MVYLFFLLSLVSPFLFISPKNFHAPFQKGVFLFLLFLSIFSFWMEKKSKPKLDSLATNFGLLNDKQIIILPYLLFISCIFFLMASSNHAFHLTKSLADVYLFQDADYIGISDILLSIYHGDGFTSSYYSESGEGSYLHHHFAPGMAVLSPLVSLIPNRWGLAAGVFFVYQLGTVLWLLWAYQITKKNSKEFGIKFLVFWILVTNQLYLYRIGSSFHFEVLVLIFGLFFFYVWEKREKEQNLRSRSIWIYYSILSFATILYLSIKEDIGIYLVLFFLPTGLKLLYNHWNQYKENRHSTELTSVPSQERTVIPSLTLVFFISLVWMGFVFYIYPMFGDNSESITWTNVLTQEYHSAFKQVTGYRKSFQIFLELIMSGGLGIFQMVPEVSGIGLIYATHIFSSRPWHHEVYTYYSYSLMPFILYTGILWIQSEKKISLSFAFLILTCLFWKNSLDQNFPLDTNIKSPWNQPNLEEIREDLKKTNTLILSNPLKDISENTNLNSNIMSNSDNDKNQKIEKGVFIFSQYNLSFQITDQVKTYPLEQIKNASSICKKTYFCYVVLSPEFTDEILWPKSRILEYKKELENQNGSLVWKGRQIEIWKLKAMN; this is encoded by the coding sequence ATCCATATTCAGTTTCTGGATGGAAAAAAAATCCAAACCAAAACTAGACTCCTTGGCAACTAACTTTGGTTTGTTAAATGACAAACAAATCATTATTCTCCCCTATTTGCTTTTTATCAGCTGTATTTTCTTTTTAATGGCAAGTAGCAATCATGCCTTCCATTTAACAAAGTCTCTGGCAGATGTTTATTTATTTCAAGATGCGGATTATATTGGCATTTCGGATATCCTCCTCTCTATTTATCACGGTGACGGATTTACTAGTAGTTACTATTCAGAATCAGGAGAAGGAAGTTACCTTCATCATCACTTTGCACCGGGAATGGCAGTTCTATCTCCGTTAGTTAGTTTGATTCCAAATAGATGGGGGCTCGCTGCAGGAGTATTTTTTGTTTACCAATTGGGAACCGTTCTTTGGCTGCTATGGGCTTATCAAATTACAAAAAAGAACTCAAAAGAATTTGGAATTAAATTTTTAGTTTTCTGGATACTTGTTACAAATCAATTGTATCTCTATCGCATTGGATCCAGCTTTCATTTCGAAGTTCTGGTTTTGATTTTTGGACTTTTCTTTTTTTATGTTTGGGAAAAACGTGAGAAGGAACAAAATCTCCGTTCGCGAAGCATTTGGATTTATTATAGTATTTTATCATTTGCCACAATTCTTTACCTTTCCATCAAGGAAGATATTGGGATTTACCTAGTTCTGTTCTTTCTGCCAACCGGATTAAAACTTTTATACAATCATTGGAATCAATACAAAGAGAACCGACATTCGACTGAACTTACCAGTGTTCCTTCTCAAGAAAGAACTGTCATCCCGTCACTAACACTTGTTTTTTTTATTTCATTAGTTTGGATGGGTTTTGTATTTTACATATATCCAATGTTTGGAGATAATTCGGAATCCATAACTTGGACAAATGTTCTCACACAGGAATACCATTCCGCATTCAAACAAGTAACCGGTTACAGAAAATCATTCCAAATTTTTCTAGAGCTAATCATGAGCGGGGGACTCGGAATCTTTCAGATGGTTCCCGAAGTCTCGGGAATCGGACTAATATACGCTACACATATATTTTCCTCAAGGCCATGGCACCATGAAGTTTATACGTATTACAGTTATTCTCTAATGCCTTTTATCCTCTATACTGGAATTTTATGGATCCAATCCGAGAAAAAAATATCCCTATCTTTTGCCTTTTTGATTCTCACTTGTCTTTTTTGGAAGAACTCACTCGATCAAAATTTTCCATTGGATACAAACATCAAAAGTCCATGGAATCAACCCAACTTAGAAGAAATTCGAGAAGATTTAAAAAAAACAAATACATTAATTCTTTCGAATCCATTAAAGGATATATCTGAAAATACAAATCTGAATTCGAATATAATGTCAAATTCAGATAATGATAAAAATCAAAAAATCGAAAAAGGTGTTTTTATATTTTCTCAATACAACCTTTCTTTTCAGATTACAGACCAGGTGAAAACTTATCCTCTGGAACAAATCAAAAATGCATCTTCGATTTGCAAAAAAACATACTTTTGTTATGTTGTACTTTCCCCAGAGTTCACAGATGAAATTTTGTGGCCGAAATCTCGAATTTTGGAATATAAAAAAGAATTAGAAAACCAAAACGGAAGTTTGGTTTGGAAAGGGAGACAAATTGAAATTTGGAAATTAAAAGCAATGAACTAG
- a CDS encoding MBL fold metallo-hydrolase gives MKVTIPKRIPEMEDIGDGVFKIILPQPFYAPNNIYLYQGNDGLTLIDSGYIESIPMLQASLKTKGFSLNDIRHIIYTHNHLDHISSSLVLKSYAKNVTYYGYRSMADGVGNYLESMVLFEEATEDLFHKAFGDKEELDRILEESRKGWRQFFSKFGETKKGDPVLRIDVKIDHNDSLELGGRLFRFLHTPGHNLYHITPVDPSTGIYFSGDLIIANLTAIYSEMDGSLGDYYFTLAKLLEEPIKRMLPAHGSEIEDPKKTITLVKKTLSILEKGVLRRLREGESDLKVLMEAAIGKKVHNGGHLPTALGLVYSIIQKLVLEGQIRIEKRENGYEVFHIVS, from the coding sequence ATGAAAGTTACCATCCCCAAACGAATTCCTGAGATGGAAGACATCGGGGATGGTGTCTTTAAAATTATCCTACCCCAACCTTTCTACGCTCCTAACAATATCTATCTTTACCAAGGAAACGATGGTTTAACTTTAATCGATTCTGGTTATATTGAATCCATTCCCATGTTACAGGCTTCCTTGAAAACCAAGGGATTTTCTTTAAATGACATTCGACATATCATTTATACGCACAATCATCTAGATCATATCTCTTCTTCTTTAGTTCTTAAATCCTATGCAAAAAATGTGACCTACTACGGATATCGTTCGATGGCCGATGGGGTTGGGAATTATTTAGAGTCGATGGTGCTTTTTGAAGAGGCAACAGAAGATCTATTTCACAAAGCATTTGGTGATAAAGAAGAACTCGATCGGATTTTGGAAGAATCACGCAAAGGTTGGCGTCAATTTTTTAGTAAATTTGGGGAAACCAAAAAAGGGGATCCTGTTTTACGAATTGATGTAAAAATTGATCATAATGATAGTTTAGAGTTAGGTGGCAGATTATTTCGTTTTTTACACACACCCGGTCACAATTTGTATCATATCACACCTGTAGATCCTTCGACGGGAATTTATTTTTCGGGAGATTTGATCATTGCCAATCTTACCGCCATTTATTCTGAAATGGATGGCAGTTTGGGTGATTATTATTTTACCCTAGCCAAACTTTTGGAAGAACCCATCAAACGAATGTTACCTGCCCATGGTAGCGAAATTGAAGATCCAAAAAAAACCATCACTCTTGTGAAAAAAACTTTGAGTATCCTTGAAAAAGGTGTGCTTCGAAGGCTTAGAGAAGGGGAATCGGATCTAAAGGTGCTTATGGAAGCTGCCATTGGAAAAAAAGTCCATAATGGTGGTCACTTACCGACTGCTTTAGGGCTAGTGTACAGCATCATTCAGAAATTAGTTTTAGAGGGACAAATTCGTATCGAAAAAAGAGAAAATGGATACGAAGTTTTTCATATCGTAAGTTAG
- a CDS encoding MaoC family dehydratase: MAEKPMSPFGELAPSTPASLSDVKKNIYGRYLEEFNVGDIYVHPRQFTVDRSFAQEFATVFMDANPLYLSAEYAKAHGFADLLVHPLMVFNLALSIGVQNNSEKALANLGYYNAQFLLPVYPGDTLSSRTKILAVDDKGPEKPGIVHVRTLCLNQKNEVVLQYERKIMIYQSNGKPKGNPKPGDSSAFFPESKTPALKLPTLKFPTEMKDVTWGHTYFENFKPGQIYVHQNGRTITDEHYQWTFRVGNTHPLHYDKLYSAGISGPMGGEPVVYGGLVFGWLAGMASRDISENAIWELGFTEGYHTQPAFSGDTVTCISRILTTEDKGTEYGIPAGEVQIQFIGLKNIKANDALDKFGADLFLKENDKKKLGKEKIPEKIFEIERRLIIKKQP; this comes from the coding sequence ATGGCCGAAAAACCTATGTCCCCCTTTGGTGAGTTAGCTCCCAGCACACCTGCCTCTCTCTCTGATGTCAAAAAGAACATTTATGGACGATACCTCGAAGAATTCAATGTAGGTGATATCTATGTTCACCCTCGTCAATTCACTGTGGACAGAAGTTTTGCCCAAGAATTTGCCACTGTGTTTATGGATGCAAATCCACTTTATCTTTCTGCAGAGTATGCAAAAGCTCACGGATTTGCTGACTTACTCGTTCATCCACTGATGGTGTTCAACTTAGCACTTTCCATTGGTGTTCAGAATAACAGTGAGAAGGCGCTTGCAAACCTCGGATATTACAACGCACAATTTTTATTACCTGTTTATCCTGGAGACACTCTTTCTTCCCGAACTAAAATTTTAGCAGTGGATGACAAAGGCCCTGAGAAACCAGGAATCGTTCACGTAAGAACACTTTGTCTCAATCAAAAGAATGAAGTGGTTTTGCAATACGAACGTAAAATCATGATCTACCAATCCAATGGAAAGCCAAAAGGCAATCCAAAACCAGGCGATTCTTCCGCATTCTTTCCTGAGTCAAAAACTCCCGCCCTCAAACTTCCAACTCTCAAATTCCCAACAGAGATGAAAGATGTAACTTGGGGACATACTTACTTTGAAAACTTCAAACCAGGTCAAATTTATGTGCATCAAAATGGAAGAACCATCACTGATGAACATTACCAATGGACTTTCCGAGTAGGAAATACACATCCACTTCATTACGATAAATTATATTCTGCAGGAATCTCTGGCCCTATGGGTGGAGAACCAGTGGTTTATGGTGGACTCGTATTTGGTTGGTTAGCTGGTATGGCCTCCCGTGATATTTCTGAAAACGCAATTTGGGAACTTGGATTCACAGAAGGATACCACACACAACCAGCTTTTTCTGGTGATACAGTCACTTGTATTTCTAGAATTTTGACTACGGAAGATAAAGGAACAGAATACGGAATCCCAGCGGGTGAAGTTCAAATCCAATTCATCGGACTCAAAAACATCAAAGCAAATGATGCTTTAGATAAATTTGGTGCTGATCTTTTCCTCAAAGAAAACGATAAAAAGAAATTGGGAAAAGAAAAAATCCCAGAGAAAATCTTCGAAATTGAAAGAAGATTGATCATCAAAAAACAACCATAA
- a CDS encoding NADP-dependent glyceraldehyde-3-phosphate dehydrogenase, which produces MSFVFPSEDSIPEKYRIAPIHQKEYLLGGEIRIWEGGSQIVQSPIFLNKNGKLEQVVLGSYPSFDEKQSLLALDAAVKAYNHGTGVWPIATPKERIEAVRKFISLMKGKRDQIVLLLMWEIGKTEKDAIKEFDRTIEYLEDTIESLQELETSSANYIKEGGLIAQIKRSPYGVVLCMGPFNYPLNETFCTLIPAILMGNTVVFKPAKYGVLLLQPLLECFKEAFPPGVINTVYGDGAKVISPIMESGKIDVFAFIGSSHTANLITKKHPKLNRLRSVLGLNAKNPAIVLPDTDLKTMVPEILAGSLAYNGQRCTALKILFVHKDILDEFTKLYLEEFSKWKAGMPWDQDVNFTPLPEEGKTKWLKELLDDAITHGAKILNPGGGEINESFMFPAILFPVSPNARLYHEEQFGPLVPIVPFSSVEEPLNYIFESNMGQQASIFGKDPKTIGKLIDVLVNQVARVNWNTQCQRGPDSFPFSGRKDSADGTLSVSDALRVFSIRTVVSFKDNEMGRNLLGDVLKEHTSNYLSQEFHL; this is translated from the coding sequence ATGAGCTTTGTTTTTCCGTCAGAAGATTCCATTCCAGAAAAGTACCGCATTGCGCCCATCCACCAAAAAGAATACCTACTCGGCGGAGAAATTCGGATCTGGGAAGGTGGATCCCAAATCGTACAATCTCCCATCTTTCTGAACAAAAATGGAAAATTGGAACAAGTAGTTTTAGGATCCTATCCAAGTTTTGACGAAAAACAAAGTTTACTCGCACTGGATGCTGCGGTAAAAGCCTATAACCACGGAACAGGCGTTTGGCCCATCGCAACTCCCAAAGAACGAATCGAAGCGGTTCGAAAGTTCATCTCTCTGATGAAAGGAAAAAGAGACCAAATTGTTTTACTTCTGATGTGGGAGATTGGCAAAACAGAAAAAGATGCCATAAAAGAATTTGATAGAACCATCGAATATTTAGAAGATACTATTGAATCATTACAAGAACTCGAAACAAGTTCAGCGAACTATATCAAAGAAGGTGGACTCATTGCACAAATCAAACGTTCTCCTTATGGTGTTGTACTTTGTATGGGGCCATTCAATTATCCTTTGAATGAAACATTTTGTACACTCATCCCAGCCATCCTTATGGGAAATACCGTTGTTTTCAAACCGGCAAAGTATGGCGTGTTGTTACTGCAACCTCTCCTCGAATGTTTTAAGGAAGCGTTTCCTCCAGGTGTGATCAACACAGTTTATGGGGATGGTGCCAAAGTGATTTCTCCCATTATGGAATCTGGGAAAATCGATGTGTTTGCATTTATTGGATCGAGTCATACAGCAAATCTCATCACAAAAAAACATCCCAAACTCAACCGCCTAAGATCTGTTCTAGGACTTAACGCCAAAAACCCAGCGATAGTTTTACCTGATACAGATTTAAAAACAATGGTTCCTGAAATTCTAGCCGGATCACTTGCTTACAATGGGCAAAGATGTACAGCGCTCAAAATTCTTTTTGTTCACAAAGATATTTTAGATGAATTTACAAAACTTTATTTGGAAGAATTTTCCAAATGGAAAGCGGGAATGCCTTGGGATCAGGATGTCAACTTCACACCTCTCCCCGAGGAAGGAAAAACCAAATGGTTAAAAGAACTACTGGATGATGCTATCACTCATGGTGCCAAAATTCTCAATCCAGGTGGCGGCGAAATCAATGAATCTTTTATGTTTCCAGCAATTCTTTTCCCCGTTTCACCAAACGCACGTTTGTATCATGAAGAACAATTTGGGCCACTCGTTCCGATTGTTCCTTTTTCTTCTGTAGAAGAACCGTTAAATTATATCTTTGAATCCAACATGGGCCAACAAGCAAGTATCTTTGGAAAGGATCCAAAAACTATCGGCAAACTGATCGATGTATTGGTAAACCAGGTGGCCCGAGTCAATTGGAACACACAGTGCCAACGAGGGCCGGATTCCTTTCCATTTTCTGGGCGTAAAGATTCTGCTGACGGAACGCTCTCCGTTTCTGATGCTCTGCGTGTATTTTCCATTCGCACTGTTGTGAGTTTCAAAGACAATGAGATGGGACGTAATCTTCTAGGAGATGTACTGAAAGAGCATACATCCAATTACTTAAGCCAAGAATTTCACTTGTAA